Proteins from a single region of Streptomyces griseiscabiei:
- a CDS encoding lipid II flippase MurJ, giving the protein MTTTPPETPSQPPRAASQPPPADPGDAPGADPVVPGARAAELSEVAPPTGRFLAKATLVTAALTAAAALLGLGRDQSLSYLFGAGSETDAFLVAWTVPEFAATLLIEDGMAFVLVPAFSVAVARRARGGAGDPVRSLVASTLPRLTLAFVVVAMLLIVGAPYLVEALAPGLPDPQLAVDCTRLTGTCVLSFGLAGYCSAALRAHRRFVAPAAIYVAYNVGIITAMFTLGGRWGVRAAAVGVAVGGVLMVLTQLPALLRQLRRKERAPQEPGALEEAEGARPVELTLIATVLLFALCRQSQVLIERFLGSTLPAGAISHLNYAQKVAQIPMTFSLMLCTVTLPVVAQAMAEGDTERARSRVEKDLALVSCIVLFGAAAIFACGPQIIELLFQRGAFTARDTAATAAVMRVYALGLLGHALVSALVRSYFSAGRPTWYPLAAMAAGIVATSWIGAATVGSWGVLGIAAANAIGITLTALLLLYGMGGRAVPIRVRQVVTEMSRPVRAAVAAGAVGMYCADRIDSPVLGLLAGGAAVTFVFVLLASAMGASGVTPALRSVTRRLPNVRIR; this is encoded by the coding sequence CCCGAGACACCTTCCCAGCCGCCCCGGGCGGCTTCGCAGCCGCCGCCCGCGGACCCGGGAGACGCCCCCGGGGCCGACCCGGTGGTGCCCGGCGCGCGGGCCGCCGAGCTCTCGGAGGTCGCGCCCCCCACGGGACGGTTCCTCGCGAAGGCCACGCTCGTCACGGCGGCGCTCACGGCGGCGGCGGCGCTGCTGGGGCTCGGCCGGGACCAGTCGCTGTCGTATCTGTTCGGGGCCGGCAGCGAGACGGACGCCTTCCTGGTGGCCTGGACGGTGCCGGAGTTCGCGGCGACGCTGCTGATCGAGGACGGCATGGCGTTCGTGCTGGTGCCCGCGTTCAGCGTGGCCGTGGCCCGCCGCGCTCGGGGCGGCGCGGGCGACCCGGTCCGTTCCCTGGTCGCCTCGACGCTGCCCAGGCTGACGCTGGCCTTCGTGGTGGTGGCCATGCTGCTGATCGTCGGCGCGCCCTACCTCGTCGAGGCGCTCGCCCCCGGGCTGCCCGACCCGCAGCTGGCCGTCGACTGCACCCGGCTGACCGGCACCTGTGTCCTCAGCTTCGGCCTCGCCGGCTACTGCAGCGCGGCCCTGCGTGCCCATCGCCGGTTCGTGGCCCCCGCGGCGATCTACGTGGCGTACAACGTCGGGATCATCACGGCGATGTTCACCCTGGGCGGGCGCTGGGGGGTGCGGGCGGCGGCCGTGGGCGTCGCGGTGGGCGGCGTGCTGATGGTCCTCACCCAACTCCCGGCGCTGCTGCGGCAGTTGCGCCGCAAGGAGCGGGCGCCCCAGGAACCGGGGGCCCTGGAGGAGGCCGAGGGCGCCCGTCCCGTCGAACTCACCCTCATCGCCACCGTCCTGCTCTTCGCGCTCTGCCGTCAGTCCCAGGTCCTCATCGAGCGCTTCCTCGGCTCGACGCTGCCCGCCGGGGCCATCTCGCATCTCAACTACGCGCAGAAGGTGGCCCAGATCCCGATGACGTTCTCGCTGATGCTGTGCACCGTCACCCTCCCGGTGGTGGCGCAGGCGATGGCGGAGGGCGACACCGAGCGGGCCCGCAGCCGGGTGGAGAAGGACCTCGCGCTGGTGTCGTGCATCGTGCTGTTCGGCGCGGCGGCGATCTTCGCGTGCGGCCCGCAGATCATCGAACTGCTCTTCCAGCGCGGCGCGTTCACCGCGCGGGACACCGCCGCCACCGCCGCCGTGATGCGTGTGTACGCCCTCGGTCTGCTCGGCCACGCCCTGGTCAGCGCGCTCGTCCGGTCGTACTTCTCGGCCGGGCGGCCCACCTGGTACCCGCTGGCCGCGATGGCCGCCGGGATCGTCGCGACCTCCTGGATCGGCGCGGCGACCGTCGGCTCCTGGGGCGTCCTCGGCATCGCCGCCGCCAACGCGATCGGCATCACCCTGACCGCGCTGCTCCTGCTGTACGGCATGGGCGGCCGGGCGGTGCCGATCCGGGTCCGGCAGGTGGTGACCGAGATGAGCAGGCCGGTCCGGGCGGCGGTGGCCGCGGGCGCGGTGGGGATGTACTGCGCCGACCGGATCGACTCGCCCGTCCTCGGTCTGCTCGCCGGTGGCGCGGCCGTCACCTTCGTCTTCGTCCTGCTGGCCTCGGCCATGGGCGCCTCCGGCGTCACCCCCGCACTCCGTTCCGTCACACGAAGGCTGCCGAATGTCCGTATCCGCTGA